The stretch of DNA GAAAAAATACGCTTGGAAAACTAAAGTTATTCATCTAATTTTTGTCGGAAAAATTTAAGTAGCCAACCTTTAATGTTATGAATTAAATAAAATAATGTTAAACAGTGCTTGCTAATTGCGTAATAAGTATGTACATTTGCAAACGTTTAAAATAAATAAAATACCATGTCTGAAAATTTTGGATATATATCGCAGGTAATAGGCCCGGTGGTTGATGTTTCTTACATTCAAACAGGGCTAAAACTTCCTCAAATACACGAAGCGTTAAAGATAACTCGTGCCGATGGAAAAAGTTTGATAGTAGAAGTTCAGCAACATATAGGCGAAGATACGGTTCGTGCTGTTGCAATGGATTCTACCGACGGGTTGGCTCGAGGTATGAAGGTCGAAAATTTAGGCGTTCCTATTTCGATGCCTACTGGCAATCAGGTTAAAGGACGATTGTTAAACGTTATCGGAGAAACTATCGACGGTATGCGCAGTGTGGCTTACGATACAACGTCTCCAATCCATAGAGATCCGCCAAAGTTTGAAGACTTATCAACCTCTACCGAGATACTGTTTACGGGTATAAAGGTGATAGACCTTTTGGCTCCTTACCTAAAGGGAGGAAAAATTGGTTTGTTCGGCGGTGCAGGTGTAGGGAAGACGGTTCTTATTATGGAGCTCATAAATAATATTGCAAAGAAACACAACGGTTTTTCGGTTTTTGCGGGGGTAGGAGAGCGTACTCGTGAGGGTAACGATTTGCTGCGCGAAATGATAGAATCGGGCGTTATACGATATGGTAAGGAGTTCGAAGAAGGTATGAAGAACGGTGAGTGGGATTTGTCGAAGATAGATTATGATGAATTATCTAAGTCGCAAGCTACTCTTGTGTTCGGACAGATGAATGAACCTCCTGGTGCTCGTACCGACGTTGCTTTGTCGGGGCTAACTATTGCCGAGTCGTTCCGCGATCAGGGCGGAGACGCAGGAAATGACATCCTCTTCTTTATAGATAATATCTTCCGTTTCACGCAAGCCGGCTCAGAGGTGTCAGCTTTGTTGGGTCGTATGCCATCGGCAGTTGGTTACCAACCTACTTTAGCTTCCGAAATGGGGAAAATGCAAGAGCGTATTACTTCAACAAAATACGGATCAATCACTTCAATTCAGGCAGTATATGTGCCAGCCGACGACTTAACCGACCCGGCTCCGGCTACAACGTTCGCATTCTTAGATGCAACCACAGTGCTCGATAGAAAGATATCGGAATTGGGTATTTATCCCGCAGTGGATCCACTTGGCTCTACGTCGAGAGTTTTAGATCCTAACGTTTTGGGAGATGCTCACTACAATACGGCTCAACGTGTTAAACAGTTGCTACAAAGATACAAAGAGTTGCAAGATATTATTGCGATTTTAGGTATGGAAGAGTTGTCGGAAGAAGATAAATTGGTAGTTAATAGGGCTCGTCGCGTACAGCGTTTCTTATCTCAACCGTTCTTTATGGCAGAGGCTTTTTCGGGCGTACCGGGAGTTATGGTTTCTATAGAAGATACAATTAAGGGCTTTAATATGATTATGGACGGTGAGGTTGATTATCTTCCCGAACAGGCTTTCTTAAACGTTGGAACTATAGAAGATGCGATAGAGAAAGGTAAGAAATTAACGGCTTCTAGTAAGTAAATTAGAGTATATGAGATTAGAAATAATTTCTCCTGAAAAGATAATATATATAGGTGAGGCAGAAATGGTTAGCTTGCCCGGTTTGAAGGGAAGCTTTACTATACTTGAACGTCACGCTCCTATTATTTCTTCTTTATCTAAAGGGAAGGTGGTTTATCGTAAAGACGCTCAAGAGTATTCTTGCGAGATAAATGGAGGATTTATAGAGATGAAAGATAATAAAATAACTGTCTGTGTAGAGTAATGAACAAGCTTAAGCAACATAGCAAGATAAAGGATTCGCTGATTTATCTTACATTGATAACAGTATTCTTGTATTCGTTGATAACGGTTTATTGGAGTCATATATTTATAGACAAGTCGTTGCTTTATTGGTCTTTAGGCGTTATAACTTTCTTTTTTCTCTACGAAACATTTTCAATCGTATTTGTTAATAAACAGGCTAAGATAGCTAAACCGAAGCAAATGGTTGCTGTATATATGATGTTGAAGGGACTAAAATTATTTGTGTTTCTAGGAACTTTAGTAATTTATATGCTGGCAATAAAGATAGAAGCAAAACGCTTTGTGTTAGTGTCTGTGGCAATTTATTTTATTTACTTATTATTAGATACCTTGTTTCTGTCGTGGGTTGAAAAAGGTATTAAAACAGAAAAAACGGAAGATAAATGATTACTCGTGTAAAATATATATTAATTCTTGTTTTGTTCTCTATGTCTGCGTGTTTTACAGCTAATGCAGCACACGAAGAGGGAGAAAATATAAATGTAAGAGAGCTAATTCTCGACCACGTCGGAGATAGTTATGATTGGCATATGGCAACTATTGGAGATAAGCATATCTCTATTCCTTTACCTGTTATTGTAAAGGGAAAAGACTCAGGTTGGCACGTGTTTATGTCGTCTAAGTTTCATCACGGACACGATTCTTATATGGGTTTCTCTATAGCGCAAGAAGGCGATTATAAAGGCAAAATAGTCGAAACATTAGACTCTGGAGAAGTGGTAAGACCTTGGGATATTTCATTAACAAAGAATGCGGCATCGTTGCTTATGAGTAGCATCGTTTTGGTTGTAATATTAATGATGTGTGCCAGATGGTATAAAAAGAGAGAGAATAGTCCGGAAGAAATCTCCCCCAAGGGATTTATTGCCTTTGTAGAGTTAGTAATAATGAGTGTGGTAGACGGCGTAATAAAACCGTGTATAGGTAAAAATTATAAAAGATATACACCTTATTTGTTAACTGTGTTCTTCTTTATAATATTCAATAACCTATTAGGTTTAATCCCAATATTCCCAGGAGGAGCAAACGTAACGGGTAATATTGCTGTAACTTCGGTTCTTGCCTTATTCACTTTTGTAATA from Dysgonomonadaceae bacterium PH5-43 encodes:
- a CDS encoding F-type H+-transporting ATPase subunit epsilon (product_source=KO:K02114; cath_funfam=2.60.15.10; cog=COG0355; ko=KO:K02114; pfam=PF02823; superfamily=51344; tigrfam=TIGR01216), with protein sequence MRLEIISPEKIIYIGEAEMVSLPGLKGSFTILERHAPIISSLSKGKVVYRKDAQEYSCEINGGFIEMKDNKITVCVE
- a CDS encoding F-type H+-transporting ATPase subunit beta (product_source=KO:K02112; cath_funfam=1.10.1140.10,2.40.10.170,3.40.50.300; cog=COG0055; ko=KO:K02112; pfam=PF00006,PF02874; smart=SM00382; superfamily=47917,50615,52540; tigrfam=TIGR01039), producing MSENFGYISQVIGPVVDVSYIQTGLKLPQIHEALKITRADGKSLIVEVQQHIGEDTVRAVAMDSTDGLARGMKVENLGVPISMPTGNQVKGRLLNVIGETIDGMRSVAYDTTSPIHRDPPKFEDLSTSTEILFTGIKVIDLLAPYLKGGKIGLFGGAGVGKTVLIMELINNIAKKHNGFSVFAGVGERTREGNDLLREMIESGVIRYGKEFEEGMKNGEWDLSKIDYDELSKSQATLVFGQMNEPPGARTDVALSGLTIAESFRDQGGDAGNDILFFIDNIFRFTQAGSEVSALLGRMPSAVGYQPTLASEMGKMQERITSTKYGSITSIQAVYVPADDLTDPAPATTFAFLDATTVLDRKISELGIYPAVDPLGSTSRVLDPNVLGDAHYNTAQRVKQLLQRYKELQDIIAILGMEELSEEDKLVVNRARRVQRFLSQPFFMAEAFSGVPGVMVSIEDTIKGFNMIMDGEVDYLPEQAFLNVGTIEDAIEKGKKLTASSK
- a CDS encoding F-type H+-transporting ATPase subunit a (product_source=KO:K02108; cath_funfam=1.20.120.220; cleavage_site_network=SignalP-noTM; cog=COG0356; ko=KO:K02108; pfam=PF00119; superfamily=81336; tigrfam=TIGR01131; transmembrane_helix_parts=Inside_1_6,TMhelix_7_26,Outside_27_122,TMhelix_123_145,Inside_146_189,TMhelix_190_212,Outside_213_215,TMhelix_216_238,Inside_239_280,TMhelix_281_303,Outside_304_317,TMhelix_318_340,Inside_341_359), which translates into the protein MITRVKYILILVLFSMSACFTANAAHEEGENINVRELILDHVGDSYDWHMATIGDKHISIPLPVIVKGKDSGWHVFMSSKFHHGHDSYMGFSIAQEGDYKGKIVETLDSGEVVRPWDISLTKNAASLLMSSIVLVVILMMCARWYKKRENSPEEISPKGFIAFVELVIMSVVDGVIKPCIGKNYKRYTPYLLTVFFFIIFNNLLGLIPIFPGGANVTGNIAVTSVLALFTFVIVNIFGSREYWKEIFWPEVPAWLKLPIPIMPAIELVGVFTKPFALMIRLFANILAGHAIVLGLTCMIFLTVSLGTTMNTVMTGLSVVMTVFIDFIELLVAYIQAYVFTMLSSVFIGLSQVEPHHHKD
- a CDS encoding putative membrane protein (product_source=COG2237; cog=COG2237; superfamily=103473; transmembrane_helix_parts=Inside_1_12,TMhelix_13_35,Outside_36_40,TMhelix_41_63,Inside_64_75,TMhelix_76_98,Outside_99_107,TMhelix_108_130,Inside_131_142); the encoded protein is MNKLKQHSKIKDSLIYLTLITVFLYSLITVYWSHIFIDKSLLYWSLGVITFFFLYETFSIVFVNKQAKIAKPKQMVAVYMMLKGLKLFVFLGTLVIYMLAIKIEAKRFVLVSVAIYFIYLLLDTLFLSWVEKGIKTEKTEDK